The proteins below are encoded in one region of Kogia breviceps isolate mKogBre1 chromosome 8, mKogBre1 haplotype 1, whole genome shotgun sequence:
- the NDOR1 gene encoding NADPH-dependent diflavin oxidoreductase 1 isoform X7 encodes MDFAVLGLGDSSYAKFNFVAKKLHRRLLQLGGSALLPVCLADDQHDLGPDATVDPWLHDLWEKVLGPHPLPLDLGLTPPSVRWPSKFTLKFLQEVPSACSEELCVAGTDPQRPPSELQPFLAPMVTNQRVTGPSHFQDVRLIEFDITGSGLSFVAGDVVLIQPENTASHVQQFCQALGLDPHQHFTLQPREPGVPCPARLPQPCSVQRLVSQYLDIASVPRRSFFELLACLSCHELEREKLLEFSSAQGQEELCEYCTRPRRTVLEVLCDFPHTAGAIPPDYLLDLIPLIRPRAFSIASSLLAHPSRLQILVAVVRYQTRLKEPRRGLCSNWLASLDPGQGPVRVPLWVRSGGLTFPKAPDTPVIMVGPGTGVAPFRAAIQERVAQGETENVLFFGCRQRGQDFYWEAEWKELQTRGCLTLVTAFSREQEQKVYVQHRLRELGPLVWGLLDLRGAHFYLAGNAKYMPADVLDALTSIFQEEGGLSGPAAAAYLARLQRTLRFQTETWA; translated from the exons ATGGACTTTGCTGTCCTGGGCCTTGGGGACTCATCTTACGCCAA GTTCAACTTTGTGGCCAAGAAGCTGCACCGACGGCTGCTGCAGCTCGGGGGCAGCGCCCTCCTGCCCGTGTGCCTGGCTGATGACCAGCACGATCTGGG GCCCGACGCCACCGTCGACCCCTGGCTGCACGACCTGTGGGAGAAGGTGCTGGGGCCGCACCCCTTGCCCCTTGACCTCGGCCTGACCCCGCCCAGTGTCCG CTGGCCCTCCAAGTTCACCCTGAAGTTCCTCCAGGAGGTCCCCAGCGCGTGCTCTGAGGAGCTGTGTGTGGCCGGGACAGACCCTCAGAGACCCCCTTCGGAGCTACAGCCCTTCCTGGCACCCATGGTCACCAATCAGAGGGTCACCGGCCCCTCACACTTCCAGGACGTTCGGCTGATCGAGTTCGACATCACGGGCTCTGGGCTCAG CTTCGTGGCCGGCGACGTGGTGCTGATCCAGCCCGAGAACACGGCCAGCCACGTCCAGCAGTTCTGCCAGGCGCTGGGCCTGGACCCTCACCAGCACTTCACGCTGCAGCCCCGGGAGCCAG GTGTCCCCTGCCCCGCGCggctgccccagccctgctccgTTCAGCGCCTCGTGTCCCAGTACCTGGACATCGCCAGCGTCCCCCGCCGCTCCTTCTTTGAGCTCTTGGCCTGCCTCTCCTGCCATGAGCTCGAGCGGGAGAAGCTGCTGGAGTTCAGCTCGGCCCAGGGCCAGGAGGAGCTGTGCGAGTACTGCACCCGGCCCCGCAGGACGGTCCTGGAG GTGCTGTGCGACTTCCCACACACGGCTGGCGCCATCCCCCCGGACTACCTGTTGGACCTTATCCCCCTGATCCGGCCGCGGGCCTTCTCCATTGCCTCTTCTCTGCTG gcccacccCTCGAGGCTGCAGATTCTCGTGGCAGTAGTGCGGTACCAGACACGCCTCAAGGAGCCCCGCCGGGGCCTCTGCTCCAACTGGCTGGCGTCTCTGGACCCTGGGCAAG GACCTGTTCGGGTGCCCCTGTGGGTGCGGTCCGGGGGCCTGACGTTCCCAAAGGCACCAGACACGCCTGTGATCATGGTGGGGCCGGGCACTGGCGTGGCCCCCTTCCGAGCAGCCATCCAGGAGCGAGTGGCCCAGGGTGAGACCG AAAACGTCTTGTTCTTCGGCTGCCGCCAGCGGGGCCAAGACTTCTACTGGGAGGCCGAGTGGAAGGAGCTGCAGACACGGGGCTGCCTGACTCTCGTCACGGCCTTCTCCCGGGAGCag GAGCAGAAGGTGTACGTGCAGCACCGGCTCCGGGAGCTCGGGCCGCTGGTGTGGGGCCTGCTGGATCTCCGGGGCGCTCACTTCTACCTGGCGGG caACGCCAAGTACATGCCAGCTGATGTGTTGGACGCCCTGACGTCCATCTTCCAGGAGGAGGGCGGGCTCTCCGGCCCCGCCGCAGCCGCCTACCTCGCCAGGCTCCAGCGGACCCTGCGTTTCCAGACTGAGACGTGGGCCTGA
- the NDOR1 gene encoding NADPH-dependent diflavin oxidoreductase 1 isoform X3, which yields MQGTPGRTPMPNTRLLVLFGSQTGTAQDVSERLSREARRRELGCRVQALDSYPVVNLINEPLVVFVCATTGQGEPPDNMKNFWRFIFRRNLPSTSLCQMDFAVLGLGDSSYAKFNFVAKKLHRRLLQLGGSALLPVCLADDQHDLGPDATVDPWLHDLWEKVLGPHPLPLDLGLTPPSVRWPSKFTLKFLQEVPSACSEELCVAGTDPQRPPSELQPFLAPMVTNQRVTGPSHFQDVRLIEFDITGSGLSFVAGDVVLIQPENTASHVQQFCQALGLDPHQHFTLQPREPGVPCPARLPQPCSVQRLVSQYLDIASVPRRSFFELLACLSCHELEREKLLEFSSAQGQEELCEYCTRPRRTVLEVLCDFPHTAGAIPPDYLLDLIPLIRPRAFSIASSLLAHPSRLQILVAVVRYQTRLKEPRRGLCSNWLASLDPGQGPVRVPLWVRSGGLTFPKAPDTPVIMVGPGTGVAPFRAAIQERVAQENVLFFGCRQRGQDFYWEAEWKELQTRGCLTLVTAFSREQEQKVYVQHRLRELGPLVWGLLDLRGAHFYLAGNAKYMPADVLDALTSIFQEEGGLSGPAAAAYLARLQRTLRFQTETWA from the exons ATGCAGGGGACCCCGGGGCGCACCCCGATGCCGAACACGCGGCTTCTGGTGCTCTTCGGCAGCCAGACAGGCACAGCCCAAGATGTGTCGGAGAGGCTGAGCCGCGAGGCCCGGCGCAGGGAGCTCGGCTGCCGGGTGCAGGCCCTGGACTCCTACCCCGTG GTGAATCTGATCAATGAGCCCCTGGTGGTATTTGTTTGTGCAACTACAGGCCAAGGAGAGCCCCCGGACAACATGAAG AACTTCTGGAGGTTCATCTTCCGGAGGAACCTGCCATCGACCTCCCTCTGTCAGATGGACTTTGCTGTCCTGGGCCTTGGGGACTCATCTTACGCCAA GTTCAACTTTGTGGCCAAGAAGCTGCACCGACGGCTGCTGCAGCTCGGGGGCAGCGCCCTCCTGCCCGTGTGCCTGGCTGATGACCAGCACGATCTGGG GCCCGACGCCACCGTCGACCCCTGGCTGCACGACCTGTGGGAGAAGGTGCTGGGGCCGCACCCCTTGCCCCTTGACCTCGGCCTGACCCCGCCCAGTGTCCG CTGGCCCTCCAAGTTCACCCTGAAGTTCCTCCAGGAGGTCCCCAGCGCGTGCTCTGAGGAGCTGTGTGTGGCCGGGACAGACCCTCAGAGACCCCCTTCGGAGCTACAGCCCTTCCTGGCACCCATGGTCACCAATCAGAGGGTCACCGGCCCCTCACACTTCCAGGACGTTCGGCTGATCGAGTTCGACATCACGGGCTCTGGGCTCAG CTTCGTGGCCGGCGACGTGGTGCTGATCCAGCCCGAGAACACGGCCAGCCACGTCCAGCAGTTCTGCCAGGCGCTGGGCCTGGACCCTCACCAGCACTTCACGCTGCAGCCCCGGGAGCCAG GTGTCCCCTGCCCCGCGCggctgccccagccctgctccgTTCAGCGCCTCGTGTCCCAGTACCTGGACATCGCCAGCGTCCCCCGCCGCTCCTTCTTTGAGCTCTTGGCCTGCCTCTCCTGCCATGAGCTCGAGCGGGAGAAGCTGCTGGAGTTCAGCTCGGCCCAGGGCCAGGAGGAGCTGTGCGAGTACTGCACCCGGCCCCGCAGGACGGTCCTGGAG GTGCTGTGCGACTTCCCACACACGGCTGGCGCCATCCCCCCGGACTACCTGTTGGACCTTATCCCCCTGATCCGGCCGCGGGCCTTCTCCATTGCCTCTTCTCTGCTG gcccacccCTCGAGGCTGCAGATTCTCGTGGCAGTAGTGCGGTACCAGACACGCCTCAAGGAGCCCCGCCGGGGCCTCTGCTCCAACTGGCTGGCGTCTCTGGACCCTGGGCAAG GACCTGTTCGGGTGCCCCTGTGGGTGCGGTCCGGGGGCCTGACGTTCCCAAAGGCACCAGACACGCCTGTGATCATGGTGGGGCCGGGCACTGGCGTGGCCCCCTTCCGAGCAGCCATCCAGGAGCGAGTGGCCCAGG AAAACGTCTTGTTCTTCGGCTGCCGCCAGCGGGGCCAAGACTTCTACTGGGAGGCCGAGTGGAAGGAGCTGCAGACACGGGGCTGCCTGACTCTCGTCACGGCCTTCTCCCGGGAGCag GAGCAGAAGGTGTACGTGCAGCACCGGCTCCGGGAGCTCGGGCCGCTGGTGTGGGGCCTGCTGGATCTCCGGGGCGCTCACTTCTACCTGGCGGG caACGCCAAGTACATGCCAGCTGATGTGTTGGACGCCCTGACGTCCATCTTCCAGGAGGAGGGCGGGCTCTCCGGCCCCGCCGCAGCCGCCTACCTCGCCAGGCTCCAGCGGACCCTGCGTTTCCAGACTGAGACGTGGGCCTGA
- the NDOR1 gene encoding NADPH-dependent diflavin oxidoreductase 1 isoform X4, whose product MQGTPGRTPMPNTRLLVLFGSQTGTAQDVSERLSREARRRELGCRVQALDSYPVVNLINEPLVVFVCATTGQGEPPDNMKNFWRFIFRRNLPSTSLCQMDFAVLGLGDSSYAKFNFVAKKLHRRLLQLGGSALLPVCLADDQHDLGPDATVDPWLHDLWEKVLGPHPLPLDLGLTPPSVRWPSKFTLKFLQEVPSACSEELCVAGTDPQRPPSELQPFLAPMVTNQRVTGPSHFQDVRLIEFDITGSGLSFVAGDVVLIQPENTASHVQQFCQALGLDPHQHFTLQPREPGVPCPARLPQPCSVQRLVSQYLDIASVPRRSFFELLACLSCHELEREKLLEFSSAQGQEELCEYCTRPRRTVLEVLCDFPHTAGAIPPDYLLDLIPLIRPRAFSIASSLLAHPSRLQILVAVVRYQTRLKEPRRGLCSNWLASLDPGQGPVRVPLWVRSGGLTFPKAPDTPVIMVGPGTGVAPFRAAIQERVAQGPHASPENVLFFGCRQRGQDFYWEAEWKELQTRGCLTLVTAFSREQQRQVHAS is encoded by the exons ATGCAGGGGACCCCGGGGCGCACCCCGATGCCGAACACGCGGCTTCTGGTGCTCTTCGGCAGCCAGACAGGCACAGCCCAAGATGTGTCGGAGAGGCTGAGCCGCGAGGCCCGGCGCAGGGAGCTCGGCTGCCGGGTGCAGGCCCTGGACTCCTACCCCGTG GTGAATCTGATCAATGAGCCCCTGGTGGTATTTGTTTGTGCAACTACAGGCCAAGGAGAGCCCCCGGACAACATGAAG AACTTCTGGAGGTTCATCTTCCGGAGGAACCTGCCATCGACCTCCCTCTGTCAGATGGACTTTGCTGTCCTGGGCCTTGGGGACTCATCTTACGCCAA GTTCAACTTTGTGGCCAAGAAGCTGCACCGACGGCTGCTGCAGCTCGGGGGCAGCGCCCTCCTGCCCGTGTGCCTGGCTGATGACCAGCACGATCTGGG GCCCGACGCCACCGTCGACCCCTGGCTGCACGACCTGTGGGAGAAGGTGCTGGGGCCGCACCCCTTGCCCCTTGACCTCGGCCTGACCCCGCCCAGTGTCCG CTGGCCCTCCAAGTTCACCCTGAAGTTCCTCCAGGAGGTCCCCAGCGCGTGCTCTGAGGAGCTGTGTGTGGCCGGGACAGACCCTCAGAGACCCCCTTCGGAGCTACAGCCCTTCCTGGCACCCATGGTCACCAATCAGAGGGTCACCGGCCCCTCACACTTCCAGGACGTTCGGCTGATCGAGTTCGACATCACGGGCTCTGGGCTCAG CTTCGTGGCCGGCGACGTGGTGCTGATCCAGCCCGAGAACACGGCCAGCCACGTCCAGCAGTTCTGCCAGGCGCTGGGCCTGGACCCTCACCAGCACTTCACGCTGCAGCCCCGGGAGCCAG GTGTCCCCTGCCCCGCGCggctgccccagccctgctccgTTCAGCGCCTCGTGTCCCAGTACCTGGACATCGCCAGCGTCCCCCGCCGCTCCTTCTTTGAGCTCTTGGCCTGCCTCTCCTGCCATGAGCTCGAGCGGGAGAAGCTGCTGGAGTTCAGCTCGGCCCAGGGCCAGGAGGAGCTGTGCGAGTACTGCACCCGGCCCCGCAGGACGGTCCTGGAG GTGCTGTGCGACTTCCCACACACGGCTGGCGCCATCCCCCCGGACTACCTGTTGGACCTTATCCCCCTGATCCGGCCGCGGGCCTTCTCCATTGCCTCTTCTCTGCTG gcccacccCTCGAGGCTGCAGATTCTCGTGGCAGTAGTGCGGTACCAGACACGCCTCAAGGAGCCCCGCCGGGGCCTCTGCTCCAACTGGCTGGCGTCTCTGGACCCTGGGCAAG GACCTGTTCGGGTGCCCCTGTGGGTGCGGTCCGGGGGCCTGACGTTCCCAAAGGCACCAGACACGCCTGTGATCATGGTGGGGCCGGGCACTGGCGTGGCCCCCTTCCGAGCAGCCATCCAGGAGCGAGTGGCCCAGG GCCCCCACGCTTCCCCAGAAAACGTCTTGTTCTTCGGCTGCCGCCAGCGGGGCCAAGACTTCTACTGGGAGGCCGAGTGGAAGGAGCTGCAGACACGGGGCTGCCTGACTCTCGTCACGGCCTTCTCCCGGGAGCag caACGCCAAGTACATGCCAGCTGA
- the NDOR1 gene encoding NADPH-dependent diflavin oxidoreductase 1 isoform X1 yields MQGTPGRTPMPNTRLLVLFGSQTGTAQDVSERLSREARRRELGCRVQALDSYPVVNLINEPLVVFVCATTGQGEPPDNMKNFWRFIFRRNLPSTSLCQMDFAVLGLGDSSYAKFNFVAKKLHRRLLQLGGSALLPVCLADDQHDLGPDATVDPWLHDLWEKVLGPHPLPLDLGLTPPSVRWPSKFTLKFLQEVPSACSEELCVAGTDPQRPPSELQPFLAPMVTNQRVTGPSHFQDVRLIEFDITGSGLSFVAGDVVLIQPENTASHVQQFCQALGLDPHQHFTLQPREPGVPCPARLPQPCSVQRLVSQYLDIASVPRRSFFELLACLSCHELEREKLLEFSSAQGQEELCEYCTRPRRTVLEVLCDFPHTAGAIPPDYLLDLIPLIRPRAFSIASSLLAHPSRLQILVAVVRYQTRLKEPRRGLCSNWLASLDPGQGPVRVPLWVRSGGLTFPKAPDTPVIMVGPGTGVAPFRAAIQERVAQGPHASPENVLFFGCRQRGQDFYWEAEWKELQTRGCLTLVTAFSREQEQKVYVQHRLRELGPLVWGLLDLRGAHFYLAGNAKYMPADVLDALTSIFQEEGGLSGPAAAAYLARLQRTLRFQTETWA; encoded by the exons ATGCAGGGGACCCCGGGGCGCACCCCGATGCCGAACACGCGGCTTCTGGTGCTCTTCGGCAGCCAGACAGGCACAGCCCAAGATGTGTCGGAGAGGCTGAGCCGCGAGGCCCGGCGCAGGGAGCTCGGCTGCCGGGTGCAGGCCCTGGACTCCTACCCCGTG GTGAATCTGATCAATGAGCCCCTGGTGGTATTTGTTTGTGCAACTACAGGCCAAGGAGAGCCCCCGGACAACATGAAG AACTTCTGGAGGTTCATCTTCCGGAGGAACCTGCCATCGACCTCCCTCTGTCAGATGGACTTTGCTGTCCTGGGCCTTGGGGACTCATCTTACGCCAA GTTCAACTTTGTGGCCAAGAAGCTGCACCGACGGCTGCTGCAGCTCGGGGGCAGCGCCCTCCTGCCCGTGTGCCTGGCTGATGACCAGCACGATCTGGG GCCCGACGCCACCGTCGACCCCTGGCTGCACGACCTGTGGGAGAAGGTGCTGGGGCCGCACCCCTTGCCCCTTGACCTCGGCCTGACCCCGCCCAGTGTCCG CTGGCCCTCCAAGTTCACCCTGAAGTTCCTCCAGGAGGTCCCCAGCGCGTGCTCTGAGGAGCTGTGTGTGGCCGGGACAGACCCTCAGAGACCCCCTTCGGAGCTACAGCCCTTCCTGGCACCCATGGTCACCAATCAGAGGGTCACCGGCCCCTCACACTTCCAGGACGTTCGGCTGATCGAGTTCGACATCACGGGCTCTGGGCTCAG CTTCGTGGCCGGCGACGTGGTGCTGATCCAGCCCGAGAACACGGCCAGCCACGTCCAGCAGTTCTGCCAGGCGCTGGGCCTGGACCCTCACCAGCACTTCACGCTGCAGCCCCGGGAGCCAG GTGTCCCCTGCCCCGCGCggctgccccagccctgctccgTTCAGCGCCTCGTGTCCCAGTACCTGGACATCGCCAGCGTCCCCCGCCGCTCCTTCTTTGAGCTCTTGGCCTGCCTCTCCTGCCATGAGCTCGAGCGGGAGAAGCTGCTGGAGTTCAGCTCGGCCCAGGGCCAGGAGGAGCTGTGCGAGTACTGCACCCGGCCCCGCAGGACGGTCCTGGAG GTGCTGTGCGACTTCCCACACACGGCTGGCGCCATCCCCCCGGACTACCTGTTGGACCTTATCCCCCTGATCCGGCCGCGGGCCTTCTCCATTGCCTCTTCTCTGCTG gcccacccCTCGAGGCTGCAGATTCTCGTGGCAGTAGTGCGGTACCAGACACGCCTCAAGGAGCCCCGCCGGGGCCTCTGCTCCAACTGGCTGGCGTCTCTGGACCCTGGGCAAG GACCTGTTCGGGTGCCCCTGTGGGTGCGGTCCGGGGGCCTGACGTTCCCAAAGGCACCAGACACGCCTGTGATCATGGTGGGGCCGGGCACTGGCGTGGCCCCCTTCCGAGCAGCCATCCAGGAGCGAGTGGCCCAGG GCCCCCACGCTTCCCCAGAAAACGTCTTGTTCTTCGGCTGCCGCCAGCGGGGCCAAGACTTCTACTGGGAGGCCGAGTGGAAGGAGCTGCAGACACGGGGCTGCCTGACTCTCGTCACGGCCTTCTCCCGGGAGCag GAGCAGAAGGTGTACGTGCAGCACCGGCTCCGGGAGCTCGGGCCGCTGGTGTGGGGCCTGCTGGATCTCCGGGGCGCTCACTTCTACCTGGCGGG caACGCCAAGTACATGCCAGCTGATGTGTTGGACGCCCTGACGTCCATCTTCCAGGAGGAGGGCGGGCTCTCCGGCCCCGCCGCAGCCGCCTACCTCGCCAGGCTCCAGCGGACCCTGCGTTTCCAGACTGAGACGTGGGCCTGA
- the NDOR1 gene encoding NADPH-dependent diflavin oxidoreductase 1 isoform X6, translated as MDFAVLGLGDSSYAKFNFVAKKLHRRLLQLGGSALLPVCLADDQHDLGPDATVDPWLHDLWEKVLGPHPLPLDLGLTPPSVRWPSKFTLKFLQEVPSACSEELCVAGTDPQRPPSELQPFLAPMVTNQRVTGPSHFQDVRLIEFDITGSGLSFVAGDVVLIQPENTASHVQQFCQALGLDPHQHFTLQPREPGVPCPARLPQPCSVQRLVSQYLDIASVPRRSFFELLACLSCHELEREKLLEFSSAQGQEELCEYCTRPRRTVLEVLCDFPHTAGAIPPDYLLDLIPLIRPRAFSIASSLLAHPSRLQILVAVVRYQTRLKEPRRGLCSNWLASLDPGQGPVRVPLWVRSGGLTFPKAPDTPVIMVGPGTGVAPFRAAIQERVAQGPHASPENVLFFGCRQRGQDFYWEAEWKELQTRGCLTLVTAFSREQEQKVYVQHRLRELGPLVWGLLDLRGAHFYLAGNAKYMPADVLDALTSIFQEEGGLSGPAAAAYLARLQRTLRFQTETWA; from the exons ATGGACTTTGCTGTCCTGGGCCTTGGGGACTCATCTTACGCCAA GTTCAACTTTGTGGCCAAGAAGCTGCACCGACGGCTGCTGCAGCTCGGGGGCAGCGCCCTCCTGCCCGTGTGCCTGGCTGATGACCAGCACGATCTGGG GCCCGACGCCACCGTCGACCCCTGGCTGCACGACCTGTGGGAGAAGGTGCTGGGGCCGCACCCCTTGCCCCTTGACCTCGGCCTGACCCCGCCCAGTGTCCG CTGGCCCTCCAAGTTCACCCTGAAGTTCCTCCAGGAGGTCCCCAGCGCGTGCTCTGAGGAGCTGTGTGTGGCCGGGACAGACCCTCAGAGACCCCCTTCGGAGCTACAGCCCTTCCTGGCACCCATGGTCACCAATCAGAGGGTCACCGGCCCCTCACACTTCCAGGACGTTCGGCTGATCGAGTTCGACATCACGGGCTCTGGGCTCAG CTTCGTGGCCGGCGACGTGGTGCTGATCCAGCCCGAGAACACGGCCAGCCACGTCCAGCAGTTCTGCCAGGCGCTGGGCCTGGACCCTCACCAGCACTTCACGCTGCAGCCCCGGGAGCCAG GTGTCCCCTGCCCCGCGCggctgccccagccctgctccgTTCAGCGCCTCGTGTCCCAGTACCTGGACATCGCCAGCGTCCCCCGCCGCTCCTTCTTTGAGCTCTTGGCCTGCCTCTCCTGCCATGAGCTCGAGCGGGAGAAGCTGCTGGAGTTCAGCTCGGCCCAGGGCCAGGAGGAGCTGTGCGAGTACTGCACCCGGCCCCGCAGGACGGTCCTGGAG GTGCTGTGCGACTTCCCACACACGGCTGGCGCCATCCCCCCGGACTACCTGTTGGACCTTATCCCCCTGATCCGGCCGCGGGCCTTCTCCATTGCCTCTTCTCTGCTG gcccacccCTCGAGGCTGCAGATTCTCGTGGCAGTAGTGCGGTACCAGACACGCCTCAAGGAGCCCCGCCGGGGCCTCTGCTCCAACTGGCTGGCGTCTCTGGACCCTGGGCAAG GACCTGTTCGGGTGCCCCTGTGGGTGCGGTCCGGGGGCCTGACGTTCCCAAAGGCACCAGACACGCCTGTGATCATGGTGGGGCCGGGCACTGGCGTGGCCCCCTTCCGAGCAGCCATCCAGGAGCGAGTGGCCCAGG GCCCCCACGCTTCCCCAGAAAACGTCTTGTTCTTCGGCTGCCGCCAGCGGGGCCAAGACTTCTACTGGGAGGCCGAGTGGAAGGAGCTGCAGACACGGGGCTGCCTGACTCTCGTCACGGCCTTCTCCCGGGAGCag GAGCAGAAGGTGTACGTGCAGCACCGGCTCCGGGAGCTCGGGCCGCTGGTGTGGGGCCTGCTGGATCTCCGGGGCGCTCACTTCTACCTGGCGGG caACGCCAAGTACATGCCAGCTGATGTGTTGGACGCCCTGACGTCCATCTTCCAGGAGGAGGGCGGGCTCTCCGGCCCCGCCGCAGCCGCCTACCTCGCCAGGCTCCAGCGGACCCTGCGTTTCCAGACTGAGACGTGGGCCTGA
- the NDOR1 gene encoding NADPH-dependent diflavin oxidoreductase 1 isoform X2: MQGTPGRTPMPNTRLLVLFGSQTGTAQDVSERLSREARRRELGCRVQALDSYPVVNLINEPLVVFVCATTGQGEPPDNMKNFWRFIFRRNLPSTSLCQMDFAVLGLGDSSYAKFNFVAKKLHRRLLQLGGSALLPVCLADDQHDLGPDATVDPWLHDLWEKVLGPHPLPLDLGLTPPSVRWPSKFTLKFLQEVPSACSEELCVAGTDPQRPPSELQPFLAPMVTNQRVTGPSHFQDVRLIEFDITGSGLSFVAGDVVLIQPENTASHVQQFCQALGLDPHQHFTLQPREPGVPCPARLPQPCSVQRLVSQYLDIASVPRRSFFELLACLSCHELEREKLLEFSSAQGQEELCEYCTRPRRTVLEVLCDFPHTAGAIPPDYLLDLIPLIRPRAFSIASSLLAHPSRLQILVAVVRYQTRLKEPRRGLCSNWLASLDPGQGPVRVPLWVRSGGLTFPKAPDTPVIMVGPGTGVAPFRAAIQERVAQGETENVLFFGCRQRGQDFYWEAEWKELQTRGCLTLVTAFSREQEQKVYVQHRLRELGPLVWGLLDLRGAHFYLAGNAKYMPADVLDALTSIFQEEGGLSGPAAAAYLARLQRTLRFQTETWA; encoded by the exons ATGCAGGGGACCCCGGGGCGCACCCCGATGCCGAACACGCGGCTTCTGGTGCTCTTCGGCAGCCAGACAGGCACAGCCCAAGATGTGTCGGAGAGGCTGAGCCGCGAGGCCCGGCGCAGGGAGCTCGGCTGCCGGGTGCAGGCCCTGGACTCCTACCCCGTG GTGAATCTGATCAATGAGCCCCTGGTGGTATTTGTTTGTGCAACTACAGGCCAAGGAGAGCCCCCGGACAACATGAAG AACTTCTGGAGGTTCATCTTCCGGAGGAACCTGCCATCGACCTCCCTCTGTCAGATGGACTTTGCTGTCCTGGGCCTTGGGGACTCATCTTACGCCAA GTTCAACTTTGTGGCCAAGAAGCTGCACCGACGGCTGCTGCAGCTCGGGGGCAGCGCCCTCCTGCCCGTGTGCCTGGCTGATGACCAGCACGATCTGGG GCCCGACGCCACCGTCGACCCCTGGCTGCACGACCTGTGGGAGAAGGTGCTGGGGCCGCACCCCTTGCCCCTTGACCTCGGCCTGACCCCGCCCAGTGTCCG CTGGCCCTCCAAGTTCACCCTGAAGTTCCTCCAGGAGGTCCCCAGCGCGTGCTCTGAGGAGCTGTGTGTGGCCGGGACAGACCCTCAGAGACCCCCTTCGGAGCTACAGCCCTTCCTGGCACCCATGGTCACCAATCAGAGGGTCACCGGCCCCTCACACTTCCAGGACGTTCGGCTGATCGAGTTCGACATCACGGGCTCTGGGCTCAG CTTCGTGGCCGGCGACGTGGTGCTGATCCAGCCCGAGAACACGGCCAGCCACGTCCAGCAGTTCTGCCAGGCGCTGGGCCTGGACCCTCACCAGCACTTCACGCTGCAGCCCCGGGAGCCAG GTGTCCCCTGCCCCGCGCggctgccccagccctgctccgTTCAGCGCCTCGTGTCCCAGTACCTGGACATCGCCAGCGTCCCCCGCCGCTCCTTCTTTGAGCTCTTGGCCTGCCTCTCCTGCCATGAGCTCGAGCGGGAGAAGCTGCTGGAGTTCAGCTCGGCCCAGGGCCAGGAGGAGCTGTGCGAGTACTGCACCCGGCCCCGCAGGACGGTCCTGGAG GTGCTGTGCGACTTCCCACACACGGCTGGCGCCATCCCCCCGGACTACCTGTTGGACCTTATCCCCCTGATCCGGCCGCGGGCCTTCTCCATTGCCTCTTCTCTGCTG gcccacccCTCGAGGCTGCAGATTCTCGTGGCAGTAGTGCGGTACCAGACACGCCTCAAGGAGCCCCGCCGGGGCCTCTGCTCCAACTGGCTGGCGTCTCTGGACCCTGGGCAAG GACCTGTTCGGGTGCCCCTGTGGGTGCGGTCCGGGGGCCTGACGTTCCCAAAGGCACCAGACACGCCTGTGATCATGGTGGGGCCGGGCACTGGCGTGGCCCCCTTCCGAGCAGCCATCCAGGAGCGAGTGGCCCAGGGTGAGACCG AAAACGTCTTGTTCTTCGGCTGCCGCCAGCGGGGCCAAGACTTCTACTGGGAGGCCGAGTGGAAGGAGCTGCAGACACGGGGCTGCCTGACTCTCGTCACGGCCTTCTCCCGGGAGCag GAGCAGAAGGTGTACGTGCAGCACCGGCTCCGGGAGCTCGGGCCGCTGGTGTGGGGCCTGCTGGATCTCCGGGGCGCTCACTTCTACCTGGCGGG caACGCCAAGTACATGCCAGCTGATGTGTTGGACGCCCTGACGTCCATCTTCCAGGAGGAGGGCGGGCTCTCCGGCCCCGCCGCAGCCGCCTACCTCGCCAGGCTCCAGCGGACCCTGCGTTTCCAGACTGAGACGTGGGCCTGA